From Thermococcus celericrescens, a single genomic window includes:
- a CDS encoding ABC transporter ATP-binding protein: protein MLLEVKNLSIYYYTLAGVVKGAENVTFSIGRGEWVTFVGESGSGKSTVAHAIMNIVPSQGKIVSGEVIFEGKDLLKVGKEELRKIRGKDISMIFQDPMTSLDPLRKVGDQMVEVMTVHGVSEDEARERAKELLEKVNLPPDRLDYYPHQLSGGQRQRVVIARAMVLKPEFVVADEAVSMIDVSMRASILELLESFREEYNLSQLFITHDIAVGKLIADRIAVMYLGKIVEIGPTDEVLKNPAHPYTMALIQAVPSIARRKKEKKLKITGEVPNAANPPNGCRFHPRCPFSSETCIAHEPELVEIGHNHFVACHHPLH, encoded by the coding sequence ATGCTGCTGGAAGTCAAAAACCTTAGCATCTACTACTACACCCTCGCTGGGGTCGTCAAAGGGGCCGAGAACGTGACGTTCAGCATAGGCAGGGGAGAGTGGGTCACCTTCGTTGGGGAGAGCGGAAGCGGAAAATCCACGGTCGCGCACGCGATAATGAACATCGTCCCGTCGCAGGGGAAGATAGTCTCGGGCGAAGTCATCTTCGAGGGAAAGGACCTGCTGAAGGTGGGCAAGGAGGAGCTTAGGAAGATCCGCGGAAAGGACATCAGCATGATATTCCAGGACCCCATGACCAGCCTCGACCCCCTCAGGAAAGTCGGCGACCAGATGGTCGAGGTCATGACCGTCCACGGCGTCTCGGAGGATGAGGCGAGGGAAAGGGCGAAGGAGCTCCTCGAGAAGGTCAACCTTCCGCCCGACAGGCTCGACTACTACCCCCACCAGCTCAGCGGCGGCCAGAGGCAGCGCGTTGTGATAGCGAGGGCGATGGTTCTGAAGCCGGAGTTCGTGGTGGCGGACGAAGCGGTCTCGATGATAGACGTCTCGATGCGTGCCTCAATCCTCGAACTTCTCGAGTCCTTCAGGGAGGAGTACAACCTCAGCCAGCTCTTCATAACCCACGACATAGCGGTCGGCAAGCTCATAGCGGACAGGATAGCGGTGATGTACCTCGGCAAGATAGTCGAAATCGGCCCGACCGATGAGGTTCTGAAGAACCCCGCCCACCCGTACACGATGGCCCTCATCCAGGCGGTTCCATCGATAGCGCGCAGGAAGAAGGAAAAGAAGCTCAAGATAACCGGAGAAGTCCCCAACGCAGCCAACCCTCCGAATGGATGCCGCTTCCATCCAAGGTGCCCGTTCTCGAGCGAGACCTGCATAGCCCACGAGCCGGAGCTGGTGGAGATAGGCCACAACCACTTCGTTGCCTGCCACCACCCGCTTCACTAG
- a CDS encoding ABC transporter permease, translating into MLLGILTGVIGATRKGTKTDTAMRVYSIIAYTLFIPWFGMMLQYLFGIHLHWLPTSGRLDPGVNLHTVTGLYVLDSIITGNWDALVSSVRHLILPALTLGIVLSGAYTRLVRNNMVDVLSQDFIRAYHARGVADRKVMWYALKNAFIPVVTLMGLQFAILLGGAVLTETTFSWPGMGTFLVDRIDYRDYNAIQGAVIFFAFFVGIISLIVDIVYALLDPRVKY; encoded by the coding sequence GTGCTCCTGGGCATCCTTACCGGAGTGATAGGGGCCACCAGGAAGGGAACGAAGACCGACACGGCGATGCGGGTCTACAGCATAATCGCCTACACGCTCTTCATACCCTGGTTCGGTATGATGCTCCAGTACCTCTTCGGAATCCACCTGCACTGGCTGCCCACTTCGGGCAGGCTCGACCCAGGGGTTAACCTTCACACGGTAACCGGCCTCTACGTCCTGGACAGCATCATTACCGGAAACTGGGACGCGCTGGTGAGCTCGGTGAGGCACCTGATCCTGCCGGCGCTCACCCTCGGAATAGTCCTCAGCGGAGCGTACACGAGGCTGGTGAGGAACAACATGGTTGACGTCCTCAGCCAGGACTTCATAAGGGCCTACCACGCGAGGGGCGTCGCCGACAGAAAGGTCATGTGGTACGCGCTGAAGAACGCCTTCATACCCGTCGTTACCCTCATGGGACTCCAGTTCGCCATACTCCTCGGCGGTGCGGTTCTTACCGAGACGACCTTCAGCTGGCCGGGAATGGGAACGTTCCTCGTGGACAGAATAGACTACCGCGACTACAACGCCATCCAGGGTGCGGTGATATTCTTCGCCTTCTTCGTCGGCATCATCAGCCTCATAGTGGACATAGTCTACGCGCTGCTCGACCCGAGGGTGAAGTACTGA
- a CDS encoding 6-hydroxymethylpterin diphosphokinase MptE-like protein produces MDWEDWKPLYLRIVREMGYSIEGDRRAARILRALLLEGDEYILWDELAAVVGRKAYVFGCGPSLEDALQEFDFSDGTLIVADGATSALLEHDMVPDIIVSDLDGRIPDLKLANDRGAFMAVHAHGDNVDKLTAYVPLFSRVLGTTQTEPLDIVYNFGGFTDGDRAAFLAEELGAREIVLVGFDFGETVGRWSKPGLREHAPIWESKRKKFEFAEELLKWLEKNGKARIDYLTTAQLALERESDTLLRPNNNTLL; encoded by the coding sequence ATGGACTGGGAAGACTGGAAGCCCCTCTACCTCCGCATCGTTCGGGAGATGGGGTACTCGATTGAGGGGGACAGAAGGGCCGCTCGAATCCTCAGGGCGCTCCTCCTCGAGGGAGATGAATACATCCTGTGGGACGAGCTGGCGGCCGTCGTCGGGAGAAAGGCCTACGTCTTCGGCTGCGGGCCCAGCCTGGAGGATGCTCTCCAGGAGTTTGATTTCTCCGATGGGACGTTGATAGTCGCCGATGGGGCAACTTCTGCACTCCTAGAGCACGATATGGTGCCCGACATCATCGTCTCTGACCTTGACGGCAGGATTCCCGACCTGAAGCTGGCGAACGACCGGGGAGCATTCATGGCCGTTCATGCCCACGGGGACAACGTGGATAAACTGACCGCCTACGTGCCGCTCTTCTCAAGGGTTCTGGGGACGACCCAGACGGAACCGCTGGACATCGTCTACAACTTCGGTGGCTTTACCGACGGCGACAGGGCCGCTTTTCTGGCCGAGGAGCTGGGCGCGAGGGAGATAGTTCTGGTCGGCTTCGACTTCGGCGAGACCGTGGGGAGGTGGAGCAAGCCCGGGTTGAGGGAGCACGCCCCGATATGGGAGAGCAAAAGGAAGAAGTTCGAGTTTGCAGAGGAACTGCTGAAATGGCTGGAGAAGAATGGGAAGGCGAGGATTGATTATCTGACAACCGCCCAACTGGCCCTTGAGCGGGAAAGTGATACTCTTTTAAGGCCTAATAACAATACCCTACTCTGA
- the mobB gene encoding molybdopterin-guanine dinucleotide biosynthesis protein B yields MRGIAFVGFKKSGKTTTIEAVARVLKERGYRVAIAKSMHVDFDREGSDTWRFSKVADAVLVRANDTDAFLFNAKDINALFSMVSADFLLLEGFKSVQHVPRIICARNEEDVRELNDGLAVAVSGVIASAGADGVEGLPVIDATKEPEKLADLVETGAFMLPNIDCGLCGFECAEMARMIVRGEKTTKDCVVLSQKPKVTVRIDGQVLPMKDWVQELVEKTIKGMLSAMKGYREGRKIEIVIRED; encoded by the coding sequence ATGAGGGGCATCGCCTTCGTTGGCTTCAAGAAGAGCGGGAAAACGACGACGATTGAGGCCGTCGCGAGGGTCCTCAAGGAGAGAGGTTACCGCGTTGCCATAGCTAAGAGCATGCACGTCGACTTCGACAGGGAGGGGAGCGATACGTGGCGCTTCTCAAAGGTCGCCGATGCCGTCCTTGTCAGGGCGAACGATACCGATGCCTTCCTCTTCAACGCCAAGGACATCAACGCGCTGTTCTCAATGGTTTCCGCCGATTTCCTCCTTCTCGAGGGATTTAAATCGGTTCAGCACGTTCCCAGGATAATATGCGCGAGGAACGAGGAGGACGTGAGGGAGCTCAACGACGGCCTTGCCGTAGCGGTGAGCGGAGTTATAGCCTCGGCGGGTGCGGATGGAGTTGAGGGCCTTCCTGTCATAGACGCTACCAAAGAGCCGGAGAAGCTCGCGGATTTGGTGGAGACGGGAGCCTTCATGCTCCCCAACATAGACTGCGGCCTCTGCGGCTTTGAGTGCGCCGAGATGGCGAGGATGATAGTGAGGGGCGAGAAGACGACCAAGGATTGTGTGGTTCTGAGTCAGAAACCGAAGGTGACCGTTAGAATAGACGGCCAGGTCCTGCCGATGAAGGACTGGGTGCAGGAGCTGGTGGAGAAGACCATCAAGGGCATGCTCTCGGCGATGAAGGGCTACCGCGAGGGGAGAAAGATAGAGATCGTGATTAGGGAGGACTAA
- a CDS encoding LSm family protein, translated as MGEKQYLLDRTLEAWKGKRVALAVSNEHSFTGILDDFDEEVILLRDVVDIAGNKAKALVVKIDDLNWIMLL; from the coding sequence ATGGGCGAGAAGCAGTACCTGCTCGACAGAACCCTGGAGGCCTGGAAGGGAAAGAGGGTTGCCCTGGCTGTTAGCAACGAGCACTCCTTCACCGGAATCCTGGATGACTTCGATGAGGAGGTCATACTCCTGAGGGACGTGGTGGACATAGCCGGAAACAAGGCCAAGGCCCTCGTGGTGAAGATAGACGACCTCAACTGGATAATGCTCCTGTGA
- a CDS encoding nitroreductase family protein, translated as MRVLELAKRRKTVRQFLPERPPKEDVMKAIKAAKEAPSGMNAQPWKFVVVDDDWLKGKIRELCEEEEEKFYSRTKGDLMAWLNAKGFKPEKPFLSEAPYLILVFGHTKAPYWLQSTWIAVGYLLLALEELGLGTVTYTPPNPKPVEELLNAPKDYKLQTILPVGYPADPKPKYERRRLEEVVSFNGF; from the coding sequence ATGCGCGTTCTTGAGCTGGCGAAGAGGAGAAAGACCGTGAGGCAGTTTCTCCCGGAGAGGCCCCCGAAGGAGGACGTGATGAAGGCCATCAAGGCGGCAAAGGAAGCGCCAAGCGGTATGAACGCCCAGCCCTGGAAGTTCGTGGTTGTGGACGACGACTGGCTCAAGGGGAAGATAAGGGAACTCTGCGAGGAGGAAGAGGAGAAGTTCTACTCAAGGACGAAGGGTGACCTGATGGCCTGGCTGAACGCCAAGGGCTTCAAACCGGAGAAGCCATTCCTCAGCGAGGCGCCTTATTTGATACTCGTCTTTGGACACACCAAGGCCCCATACTGGCTCCAATCAACCTGGATAGCGGTCGGTTACCTTCTCCTTGCGCTCGAGGAGCTCGGCCTCGGCACCGTGACGTACACCCCTCCGAACCCGAAACCGGTCGAAGAGCTGTTGAACGCACCAAAAGACTACAAGCTCCAGACGATACTGCCGGTTGGCTATCCTGCAGACCCGAAGCCGAAGTACGAGAGGAGAAGGCTCGAAGAGGTGGTGAGCTTCAACGGCTTCTGA
- a CDS encoding carbon-nitrogen hydrolase family protein yields MKVALIPMRVEVGNFEANWREFEKRFEEALKHDPDFVVFPEYCLTGFNEWDFSGAKLYDEIVERVSRLAREAGVYIVFGLLEPYKNCVYNSALLIGRNGEILLKHRKFQEPMKFCTGNTVKTAKTEFGKVAIIICGDLYNKRIAKWIRRKRPDYVFMPMDRSPWGEFNLAEEVDDMGRRVAFLGVRTFIVNSFGHWDSFGGAWVFDADGTLLASTEGEKTLLWEEQL; encoded by the coding sequence ATGAAGGTAGCTCTAATCCCGATGCGCGTTGAGGTTGGAAACTTCGAGGCCAACTGGCGGGAGTTTGAGAAGCGCTTTGAGGAGGCCCTGAAACATGACCCAGACTTCGTTGTCTTCCCGGAGTACTGTTTGACTGGCTTTAATGAGTGGGACTTCAGCGGGGCAAAGCTTTACGACGAAATAGTGGAGAGGGTGAGCCGGCTTGCCAGGGAGGCGGGCGTTTACATAGTCTTTGGACTCCTCGAACCCTACAAAAACTGCGTCTACAATTCGGCTTTGCTGATCGGCAGGAACGGGGAAATCCTGCTGAAGCACCGCAAGTTCCAGGAGCCAATGAAGTTCTGCACCGGCAACACCGTAAAGACCGCAAAGACGGAGTTCGGCAAAGTCGCGATAATCATCTGCGGCGACCTCTACAACAAGAGGATAGCAAAGTGGATCAGACGGAAAAGGCCAGATTACGTCTTCATGCCGATGGATCGCTCACCGTGGGGTGAGTTCAACCTCGCGGAGGAAGTGGATGACATGGGCAGGCGAGTTGCCTTCCTTGGAGTCAGAACGTTCATCGTAAACAGCTTTGGCCACTGGGACAGCTTCGGCGGCGCGTGGGTCTTTGATGCGGATGGAACGCTCCTGGCCTCGACCGAGGGTGAGAAAACTCTCCTCTGGGAGGAACAACTTTAA
- a CDS encoding protein-tyrosine phosphatase family protein encodes MWRPARFVDGNVAFSRMPTRREMDEVAKTFDAVVVLVEEFELPYGLDEWWKQGVEVLHSPIEDFTAPSLSQLLEILHWIEARVEEGKKVLIHCMGGLGRSGTVAVAWVMYSKGLPMREALKMVRRIRPGAVEVEEQRGVLKELERLLRSR; translated from the coding sequence ATGTGGCGCCCGGCCAGATTCGTTGACGGTAACGTTGCCTTCTCGCGGATGCCAACGCGGAGGGAAATGGACGAAGTTGCCAAAACCTTCGATGCGGTTGTGGTGCTCGTTGAGGAGTTTGAACTTCCCTACGGCCTGGATGAATGGTGGAAACAGGGTGTCGAGGTGCTCCACAGCCCGATAGAGGACTTCACGGCACCGAGCTTGAGCCAGCTCCTTGAAATCCTGCACTGGATTGAGGCGAGGGTTGAGGAGGGCAAAAAGGTTCTGATTCACTGCATGGGCGGCCTCGGGAGGAGCGGAACGGTTGCCGTTGCATGGGTGATGTACTCCAAGGGGCTCCCCATGAGGGAAGCCCTGAAAATGGTTCGCAGGATACGGCCCGGCGCGGTTGAGGTGGAGGAGCAGAGGGGGGTTCTGAAGGAGCTGGAAAGGCTCCTCAGAAGCCGTTGA
- a CDS encoding ATP-binding protein, with amino-acid sequence MVQPDDLIVEHLTSTPTLLAPYNKPHKRHLYSWLSSKAEMYLEGGNSDTILLLGIRGVGKTTLLAQIYFEVLKEVGPNGVLYLSLDRLRALGLELREVVEAYKRLVRPEKAVILLDEVQYEKDWDLKIKLLHDERRFFIIATGSSAIKLRESPDLARRALHRELFPMTFREYHHLKTGRELPELMGRIMRGEEISMPPVMEDVEMYVRAGAMPLALEMEEWEVYERLTAMLDRVVYRDLREVHEFDAETLDRAFDLLHLLATPKGERFSYERLSKTLGLAKGTVMKLVDALEKAGLVQRIPPCGSPAKAIRKSPKIKFLAVPIKSALLFSSGFNLNRKEVFASLLEDVVAFYLFLLSKSGNGRLCYEPGRGGADFALELNGERVVVEVGLGKVRKSQVERSMERLGAERGIVLGERYEISERVAFYPWKVFVAGF; translated from the coding sequence ATGGTTCAACCAGATGACCTAATTGTGGAGCACCTAACGAGCACCCCCACCCTGCTCGCCCCTTACAACAAGCCCCACAAGAGACACCTCTACAGCTGGCTGTCCTCGAAGGCTGAGATGTACTTGGAAGGTGGAAACTCCGACACAATCCTTCTGCTCGGAATCAGGGGAGTTGGAAAAACGACCCTGCTCGCCCAGATATACTTTGAAGTCCTGAAAGAGGTTGGTCCCAACGGGGTTCTCTACCTCTCCCTCGACCGGCTGAGGGCCCTCGGCCTAGAGCTGCGGGAGGTGGTTGAGGCGTACAAGCGACTGGTAAGGCCCGAGAAGGCGGTAATCCTCCTCGACGAGGTTCAGTACGAGAAGGATTGGGACTTGAAGATCAAGCTCCTCCACGACGAACGGAGGTTCTTCATAATAGCAACAGGTTCTTCAGCGATAAAGCTCAGGGAAAGCCCGGATCTCGCGAGGAGGGCCCTTCACAGGGAGCTCTTCCCGATGACCTTCCGGGAGTACCACCACCTCAAAACGGGCCGGGAACTGCCGGAACTCATGGGGAGAATCATGAGAGGGGAAGAAATCTCGATGCCCCCTGTGATGGAGGACGTCGAGATGTACGTCAGGGCCGGCGCGATGCCGCTCGCCCTCGAAATGGAAGAATGGGAGGTTTACGAACGATTGACGGCGATGCTCGACCGCGTTGTCTACCGCGACCTGCGGGAGGTTCACGAGTTCGACGCCGAAACGCTCGACCGGGCCTTCGACCTGCTCCACCTTCTCGCGACCCCGAAGGGCGAGCGCTTCAGCTACGAGAGGCTGTCAAAAACCCTCGGGCTAGCCAAGGGGACCGTTATGAAGCTGGTCGATGCTTTGGAGAAGGCCGGCCTCGTGCAGAGGATTCCACCCTGCGGTTCTCCCGCGAAGGCCATCCGAAAAAGCCCCAAAATCAAGTTCCTCGCAGTTCCGATCAAGTCGGCCCTGCTCTTCAGCTCGGGCTTCAACCTCAACAGAAAGGAGGTCTTCGCTTCTCTGCTCGAAGACGTCGTGGCGTTCTACCTGTTCCTCCTCTCAAAATCGGGAAACGGCCGGCTGTGCTACGAGCCCGGCAGGGGCGGAGCGGACTTCGCCCTTGAGCTGAACGGGGAAAGGGTTGTCGTCGAGGTCGGTCTCGGCAAGGTTCGGAAGAGCCAGGTAGAGAGGAGCATGGAACGCTTAGGGGCAGAGAGGGGAATCGTGCTAGGTGAGAGATACGAGATAAGCGAGAGGGTGGCGTTTTACCCCTGGAAGGTCTTTGTGGCCGGGTTCTGA
- a CDS encoding Mut7-C RNAse domain-containing protein, translated as MRFIADMMLGRLARWLRLYGYDTLYGVEDDDEILRVALVEGRILLTRDSGLAKRAEKLGVESILLNSNSLEGQVEELRRFGVEFRELFPANARCPKCNGLIRPASKEEVKERVPESVYEKYNEFYVCENCGQIYWPGRQWRGMLKIDRKLRKES; from the coding sequence ATGAGGTTCATAGCGGACATGATGCTCGGCCGGCTCGCGAGGTGGCTCCGGCTGTACGGCTACGACACGCTCTACGGGGTGGAGGATGACGACGAGATACTCCGGGTTGCCCTAGTTGAGGGCCGGATTCTCCTGACCAGGGACTCGGGCCTCGCAAAGAGGGCTGAGAAGCTCGGGGTTGAATCAATCCTGCTGAACTCGAACTCCCTTGAGGGGCAGGTCGAGGAACTCAGGCGTTTTGGTGTGGAATTCAGGGAGCTTTTTCCGGCCAACGCACGCTGCCCCAAATGCAACGGACTGATAAGGCCCGCCTCGAAGGAAGAGGTTAAGGAGAGAGTCCCGGAGAGCGTTTACGAGAAGTACAATGAGTTCTACGTCTGCGAGAACTGCGGTCAGATTTACTGGCCGGGAAGGCAGTGGAGGGGGATGCTGAAAATAGACCGGAAATTAAGAAAAGAAAGCTAG
- a CDS encoding ABC transporter permease → MEIAGKLTEFVFGKKPGRGMLIFGIIIVLIVVIMAVFAPWIAPYDPTQSSDDVFAPPSPDHLMGTNRLGQDMFSRIVWGSRVVLYVVFIATLLSMAIGIPLGLLSGYHGGKVDRTLSVIMDSIYAFPALILAMVIAVVLGPSPINTAIAISFVYVPTYFRMVRGQTLSFTGQLFVEAAHAIGARDKEVMFKYILPNLAPTILVVFTLSVADAILTEAGLSFLGLSVTPPTPDWGYDLRVGQPFLLDGYWWLVFFPGIMIMLLAMAFALIGEALSERLSLGTR, encoded by the coding sequence ATGGAGATAGCAGGAAAACTTACCGAGTTCGTCTTCGGGAAGAAGCCCGGCAGGGGCATGCTCATCTTCGGCATAATCATCGTCCTCATAGTGGTCATAATGGCGGTCTTCGCCCCCTGGATAGCCCCCTATGACCCAACGCAGAGCAGTGACGACGTCTTCGCCCCACCCAGTCCGGACCACCTCATGGGAACCAACAGACTCGGCCAGGACATGTTCTCGAGGATAGTCTGGGGCTCGAGGGTCGTCCTATACGTCGTATTCATAGCGACGCTGCTCTCGATGGCGATAGGAATTCCCCTCGGACTGCTCTCCGGCTACCACGGTGGAAAAGTCGACAGAACGCTGAGCGTGATAATGGACAGCATCTACGCGTTCCCCGCTTTGATCCTCGCGATGGTCATCGCGGTGGTTCTGGGCCCGAGTCCGATAAACACGGCCATAGCGATAAGCTTCGTCTACGTGCCGACCTACTTCAGGATGGTTCGCGGGCAGACCCTCAGCTTCACCGGCCAGCTCTTCGTTGAAGCGGCCCACGCGATAGGCGCAAGGGACAAGGAGGTCATGTTCAAGTACATCCTGCCCAACCTCGCCCCGACGATACTGGTCGTCTTCACACTCAGCGTCGCCGATGCCATACTAACGGAGGCCGGTCTGAGCTTCCTGGGACTGTCGGTAACGCCGCCGACGCCCGACTGGGGATACGACCTGCGCGTCGGCCAGCCGTTCCTGCTCGACGGCTACTGGTGGCTGGTCTTCTTCCCGGGAATAATGATAATGCTCCTGGCCATGGCCTTCGCGCTGATAGGAGAGGCCCTCAGCGAGAGGCTCTCCCTTGGAACGAGGTGA
- a CDS encoding RNA-guided endonuclease InsQ/TnpB family protein: MKRSVTIKLQPSKAQEKTLSELVQISSKVWNRVNYLRRQEFFEGKPVDFLKTEKIVYEEFKAEIGSATVQQIARKNAEAWRSFFSLIRNKRNGELPNWFKPKPPNYLREGGLIVLRDDQYTIEGNRLILKGLGKFKRLEVQFKGRIHLKGKQGRLEITYDPVKRKWYAHVSISVEKKLQGGEWVEVPRRPLGNLSAGIDLGVNNLMAVYVENGESFLVNGRSLKSIAFYWQKRIADYQSLINKSGAKKSRKLSRMYQKAKLQAKHYINTAVRRTVERLYRLGVSRIVVGYPKGIARKPEKGRRQNYLLSHVWRFNTVIKRLKEVAEEYGIRVLVVNEAFTSKTCPVCGKPHEGARFVRGLFKCPATGLIFNADLVGAFNILKKAIKTITLNLGGLYAQGRGNWPKTGPEGSKTRFLVGLNETPQTFPHLARG, encoded by the coding sequence ATGAAGAGGAGCGTAACGATAAAACTCCAGCCCTCAAAAGCCCAAGAGAAGACCCTTTCCGAGTTAGTCCAAATTAGTTCCAAAGTCTGGAACAGGGTAAACTACCTTAGGAGGCAGGAATTCTTCGAGGGAAAGCCTGTAGACTTCCTCAAAACCGAGAAAATTGTCTATGAGGAGTTTAAGGCGGAGATAGGCTCGGCAACAGTCCAGCAAATAGCGAGAAAGAACGCCGAGGCTTGGCGTTCATTCTTCTCACTCATTAGGAATAAACGGAACGGAGAACTCCCCAACTGGTTCAAACCAAAACCGCCGAACTACCTCAGAGAAGGGGGATTAATCGTTCTTAGGGATGACCAATACACGATTGAGGGTAATAGATTAATCCTCAAGGGCCTCGGAAAGTTCAAAAGGCTGGAAGTCCAGTTCAAGGGGAGAATCCATCTCAAGGGCAAGCAAGGGAGACTGGAAATAACTTACGACCCCGTGAAGCGGAAATGGTATGCTCACGTCAGCATAAGCGTCGAGAAGAAACTTCAGGGTGGAGAATGGGTTGAAGTTCCAAGACGACCGTTAGGCAACCTCTCCGCTGGAATTGACCTTGGAGTGAACAACCTAATGGCCGTTTATGTGGAGAATGGAGAGAGCTTCTTAGTGAATGGAAGGTCATTGAAGTCAATAGCTTTCTATTGGCAAAAACGGATAGCCGATTATCAGTCTTTAATCAACAAGTCTGGAGCCAAGAAGAGTAGGAAACTCTCCAGAATGTATCAGAAGGCTAAACTTCAAGCCAAACACTACATTAACACTGCCGTTAGGAGAACCGTTGAAAGGCTCTATCGTCTTGGCGTTTCGAGGATTGTAGTCGGCTATCCAAAGGGCATAGCGAGGAAGCCTGAAAAGGGCAGGAGGCAGAATTATCTGCTTTCTCACGTTTGGAGGTTTAACACGGTGATAAAACGCTTGAAAGAGGTTGCAGAAGAGTATGGTATTCGGGTTTTGGTCGTGAATGAGGCTTTCACTTCGAAAACCTGTCCCGTCTGCGGGAAGCCCCACGAGGGAGCGAGGTTTGTTCGGGGTTTATTTAAGTGTCCCGCAACGGGGCTTATCTTCAACGCTGACTTGGTTGGAGCCTTTAACATTTTGAAGAAGGCTATCAAAACCATAACCCTGAACTTGGGCGGTTTGTATGCCCAAGGGAGGGGTAATTGGCCTAAGACCGGGCCGGAGGGGTCGAAGACCCGCTTTTTAGTGGGCCTAAATGAGACCCCTCAAACCTTCCCGCACTTGGCGAGGGGTTAG
- a CDS encoding ABC transporter permease, translating to MARGLGQYIIIRALMIIPTILILYTLVFFFLRILPGNPVMAVVGTKNIPPEQLEHLMQMAGLDKPLYVQYFDYLKGVLHGDFGVTLAFPMGKPVWDYIAQRFPATLELPSGPSPSACSWASLPE from the coding sequence GTGGCCAGGGGACTCGGTCAGTACATAATAATCAGGGCGCTCATGATAATTCCGACGATCCTCATTCTCTACACCCTCGTGTTCTTCTTCCTGAGAATCCTTCCCGGAAACCCGGTTATGGCAGTCGTCGGAACGAAGAACATTCCCCCGGAGCAGCTGGAGCACCTCATGCAGATGGCTGGGCTCGACAAGCCCCTCTACGTCCAGTACTTCGACTACCTCAAGGGCGTCCTCCACGGCGATTTCGGGGTTACGCTGGCGTTCCCGATGGGGAAACCCGTGTGGGACTACATAGCCCAGCGCTTCCCGGCGACGCTTGAGCTCCCCTCTGGGCCTTCACCGTCAGCGTGCTCCTGGGCATCCTTACCGGAGTGA
- a CDS encoding MBL fold metallo-hydrolase, whose protein sequence is MIIYFIGTGGSEGIPAHLCTCSTCSEARKFGFAQRKPSTLAVITENRKAVLFDVGTDIRDFLNVPLEAIFLTHWHHDHIYGLYKLRWMALETPLYAPEGHADARILREPKNLQPRTIKPGDTVELDTLKITAFRLNHQVETLGYLIEEDGKRVALIYDTKGLPESTEDFLRKNSPLRLAIVDATYPPGTDDPYHNNVDEAAKIGLKLAERTVLSHISHKNLPFLKLTEYVRKRWRNKVLVAYDGMVFYV, encoded by the coding sequence TTGATAATCTACTTCATCGGCACCGGCGGGAGCGAGGGAATTCCGGCGCACCTCTGCACCTGCTCGACATGCAGTGAGGCGAGAAAGTTCGGCTTCGCGCAGAGAAAGCCGTCAACGCTCGCTGTAATTACCGAGAACCGGAAGGCCGTTCTCTTCGACGTTGGAACCGACATAAGGGACTTCCTGAACGTTCCGCTGGAGGCGATTTTCCTCACCCACTGGCACCACGACCACATCTACGGTCTCTACAAGCTCCGCTGGATGGCACTTGAAACACCGCTCTACGCGCCGGAGGGACACGCCGATGCCCGGATCCTGCGCGAGCCCAAGAACCTCCAGCCGAGAACGATAAAACCCGGAGATACCGTTGAACTTGACACCCTTAAAATCACCGCGTTCCGGCTCAACCATCAGGTTGAGACCCTCGGGTACCTCATAGAGGAGGACGGCAAGAGGGTGGCTCTCATCTACGACACCAAGGGTCTGCCGGAATCAACGGAGGACTTCCTGAGGAAGAACTCCCCCCTCAGGCTGGCGATAGTTGACGCGACCTATCCCCCGGGAACCGACGACCCGTATCACAACAACGTTGACGAGGCGGCTAAGATAGGGCTTAAGCTTGCGGAGAGGACTGTCCTCAGCCACATCTCCCACAAGAACCTGCCCTTCCTCAAGCTAACGGAGTACGTGAGGAAGAGGTGGAGAAACAAAGTCCTGGTAGCCTACGATGGCATGGTGTTCTACGTCTAA